GAAACGTTGACCTTACCACATGATACAGTTGCTGTCATTGATATACCTTAAAACATTTTCTTCGTGTACTCCTGGTCAACAATGTAACCAAGAGGACAATGGCGTTATAATCCTTGTTTAACATGTGCATTTTAAATCAAAACACAGGTTGTACTGATGGCTTCTGGGGAGATAAATGTGACAGGACGTGTGATTGTCAAAATGGTGGAAATTGTAGTCGGTCTTCCGGATGCATTTGCCAACTTGGCTGGGCAGGTACAAACTGCTCCCAAGGTAACAGTTGCATTTCTTATTGTAAACAAGCAACACTATTGAATCAGTTGAGCAAACAATGTATGTTGTGAAATAGATGTTGGAGGTCAAATTACTGTAAGTAAATATGGAAGACATTGGATGTGTTCGCCGCCTTGTTTTATAATCACGTGTCAATAATGTAACACCGTGTTCGAAAAAAATACCAACAAAGTGTTTCAGATACCCCCTTTTCACAGAAATGTAGAACTACCATTCATgattatgaaaaaatattaaaaatcaaaCCTCCTCATCTGTTTAAATTAAATATCTAACAGATCTAGTAATTAATTTGATTACTTTGGGTATATATGATGTCTTCTTTTGCAACATCTTTTAGTTGATTCTTGATAATAGCTCTCGGAAACAGATAATTTATTGGCTACGTAATAATTAATAGTTGTAGGTGTTTAATTTGGAGGTGACTATATTGTTACAAGAAATATTTATACTTGTCAGGAGTTGTTCGGCGTCTTTGCAGGATTTTATGTTTAAAACATATCACATATTTTATCTCATAACGTGGGGGTGGACTTCTGGTTGCTTGTCCGGTGAAAATGGGTTTGTTCACATAACTACATACGACAGCGACATCATAAGGCAGACTACTTGAGTTTTTATCCCTTGCATTacagtgttatattttacatacacaccttatgggaggcattcagacGAAAGTCCCTGAAGTTGCCTTTGTATGGATATGTAAAATCAAAAGAAATTAAAAGTTCAAACTAACAAAATTTTACCATATCCACTTTACTACAGTTATGCGATACTGATGTGTAAATAACCCTTTCCGATCTGTCGCAATTTCTTATTTTCTAACATTCTTTTGTATTTCCTTATTTCTTTCCTCCAGACATTCAACCACCTCTGTTTACATTTTGTCCAAGTAATATCTCACAGACGGCAATGACATACAGATCACATATCAAAGTCACATGGCCACTACCTGGAGTATTTGACAACTCTGGTCTTTTAAATATGACGTCAAACTTCGATCCCGGTGATGTATTCAGCGTTGGCGCAAATCTTGTGATTTACAAGGCCAAGGACTTGCATGGTAATGAGGCGGAGTGTGGGTTCTACGTCACAGTAGATAACTCCTCCATGATAACGAAAACAACAATAGTTTCATGTTTGCTTGCTACTCTGCTAGTAATAATTGGTCTCATTGCCGTTATAATTTACTTCTGTAGACATCGAAGGAAGATCTTACTGAAGTACACTCTTATGAATGGTCAATGCGACGGAAAAGATATTGGTAAGTGTAGTAaactataattattataaataaccctTTTTGTGCAAACTAATATGTCTTATTTCTAAAGCATGTAATGGGGATAATAACCAAATATGGTCATTTGTGGAACATATGTGTAATGGTGATGGCCAAATATGGTCATCTGTGGACTATCTGCGTAATGGTGATGGCCATATATAGTCATTTGTGGAACTCAAATAATTTGGaagatttattattatattttgttaaagcTTAACGGTATACACTTCATGACTTATTGCTTCTACTGCTACTGTTCAAATTCCATGTACAAAGCcatatgtattcatataccaTCACATGGGGGCATATCGTAAATCCTGGGTTGGATCATTGGACCTGCCTGTACTGTAGAGAAGCAGCCGTGCAGCCAAGCCCAGCATCTGCATACCATGGGACTAAACTTCTGTGATATTGAGGTACTATCAATAAAAAGAGCAGAATGACTTTAAAGATATTTAAATGGCTTGTACAATTTTACATGCAGACACTGTGACTGACATTTATGTATTACGTTCAAGGTAAAGAAAAGGAATATGATGCATTTGTTGCATACAGAGGGAACACAGAAGAGGAGACATTCGTGTACAAAACACTCATACCTAAACTTGAAAAGAAGTATGGATTTAAATTGAACGTACACGGTAAAGACTTCATGCCTGGGAAAGGTGAGTGCCATACttcaaacaaacattttagatAAAAACACCACATGCGGTAGTACAAAGCACACTGTATTGCTTCATGTGACATCATTTATACTTGGTGAACTAGAGTATTGGTATTATACATAAGAATATTGAATCAACAGTGACAATTTGCGTTATATACTAGGtttaatagaaatattttgaatatatttagaGTACTACTTTGTCTATTCAGTTAAACTCCTATGcataaatattaaatgttttagTGTCGAATAATTATTGGTTCCATCTCAATGGTATaataatcaccaccaccaatagCACCACCAATAGCACATCATTGCAGATTGAAAAGCCTTGTCTCTCTATTTCAGTTTTTTCTTTGTGTTGGGTGCATTTACAGCTATCGCTACTAATATTCTGGATGCAGTTACCAACAGCAGATGTACAATCTTGCTTCTATCACCCAACTTCGTCAAAAGCGAGTGGTGTATCTACGAGCTGGACCAAGCCTACTATGAGATGATTGGTCGCAAACATAAACTTATACCTATCATGTTCGATGACATCACTCACACACCCGATTTACCTGTCATTGTGAAAACTATAATAGATTCTATCAGTTATATTGAGTGGCCCAGACATGGCGGTGAAAGAGAGAAGGACACGTTTTGGAAAAGGCTAATTGATGCAATTCCAAAGAAACAACATAGACTACATAAAGGGTTTCTCCATGCCttgaacattttcaaacagcaGAAACTATGTTGTACAACAGTCAAATACACCCCTCTTACAACAGATGAAGAAGTGCACATTCAAATAGACAATACATTTGCATAGATAAAAGACTTGTATGCTTAATGGTAGTAtattggagtcatgatgggcgaatggttagagtggccggctggACTAGTTTCTTTTTTGACTTTGTGGTTCCAATGACTACACACAGATATTAAAAATAGTATATATTATGGgacatttgtatattatataccAATAATTCCttgtttcatatttcaaaatattatgtgTAAATTACGACAAGTGTACTACAGCTAATTTCATAATGTCGTActgcttttctgtttgatacaaccacaacaagaaactgcatatgccacacttcaataacACGATCGCATTTTTGCTAAATTTAGTCTAAATtgaataaaccatttaaatgtatcaCAACTCCATGTAGACATTCTATTCGGGCACCAattgtttttcttagtatcaaacacccaatGAAGGGCGAGTAAATATcatttgcggtgttcatttgatgtctgtatggtggtatgtgtagttcatttcacttagacaaaatgtagcaagaaactgtattcattcaatcttgctatcttaaagtgtagcatggccggtttcttattgatttctttgtggttgtatcaaacagaaaagttgCGCGTGGTATTATGAAATTCACTGTGAGAGTACATAACGACTCAAAGACAATGTTCATAAAAGTAGGAATATATAgatttatttactttttcaaACCTCTCTTGTACACGAATGATATTATGATAGCTTTGTAAATTAATTTCATATCGATCATGCCAAACCATTTGAGGCATAAACTCTTACAACATTATATTTTTATCTTATACAGAAATAGcacataaaataaacataataaacTGCTActaaaatattgtttcatttttttctgctGAAATAATTACCATAAGTCATCTGGTAAAAAGGACGAAAAGACTTCTCTTTTTAATAGCCTATTGTACGTTTCAGTTTTTAAAAAGTGATACGTGTACAAAAGAACTTATCAATCTAATGTCAAAGTCATGCACCATGAAAACACCACAATGTATATCAAAGACAACTTTAGTTTTGATTTGACTGCCATTGGGGTCCATTATTGTATTCAAAGGAAGTCTCAATCACActcatacagtacagtacacagtAATGAAATTGTACAAACAAATGTAGCATGTGCCTCAAGGACAAAATTTCCTAAGTACCATAGTTATTCACATCTCTTCGAACTTAGACTTATGAAACTTGTTACCAGCCCTTTGGGATAATAATATAACTCTTGGATTTCTCCAGCTTTTTGTAAAGGACActgacaatatttcatttctctGTAGAATTTTCATAATAGTTGCCggccatttttttaaaatctaaaacGGGCAAActttaatataatttgatttttcCCCAAGACGTTGCACGTGACCCatgttttttgtatgtttattccTGTTATATGGTATTTTAACTATGTAAGAGTAATTTACAAAACACATGTTCCTAAACAGGTATTTGGATGTCATCAATACAAATTGTGGTCCACAATAGTATTGTGAGCAATCCCAAACAAGTCCCAATTACTGATATTTACTTGCAACAAGAGGTTTCACATCAAATTATCTTTTCTCATTTAAGTGGTTGATTTCTCAACATCAACAATTACTACTTCAAGGTCAAAAGTAGGGGAGTCTGTaaatttttgttaattttagGAAAATGTACTCTCATAGAGTTATTTCTGTCACAGTGAGAAAATGTATAGGTGTGGATGTTCTTAAGTCTACATCTGGTCACACTTTGTCACAGATAAagctatttttaaaattattttgtacatgcaaTAGCCAAACCTTGGCAAATGGTATTTGAGACTCATCTTGTACACAAGGCTAAAATCTGGACAAATTTATCGAAGACTAGAGATTATTAATTGTCTTGTATATAAGATGGTAAAATGTGGGCAACATATTGCGATGATGTTTGACTTTCTAAATCATCTTGTGCATAATGTGGGCAAACGTTATCGATCGAAGACTAGTGATTTTCTAACTCATCTTGATGATATTGAAGGTGGTCAAAGTCTGGTAAAACTTTATTCGAAGACTAGAGCTTTGTAATCGTCTGGTGCATAAGGTGGTCCAATTTGACCAAACTAGGACAACGATGACTGATTTCCTAAATCATCCTGTGCATGAGATGATCGTGATCAAATCTGAATCTGCATTTGGTAAAACTTATCGAAGACTGCtgattttctattttgatatatttgaccTAAGACAGCCAAATGCAGGTGTTTTGAGTTCAACTGCTTGAATATGATAACCATGGATTAAACGACATCACAGGGTAACAAAATTTTCTCTGAAGCCTAATAACCTCGATCTCAAGCTATAACTTAAAAAGAGACACCTTAGGTAAGTTGTTATTCACAATACGGTCATTTTGGTGTCATCCCAAGTAGAAGTACTGTTTGCCTCGCTTTGGAGTGAGTGCACAAGGTCCATGATATCATGAATAACTTCCTCGGATTCAGTTTTGTCAGTTTTTACACTGcaattatcattttcaaaggCTTCATTGATTTGTGCATTGTCACTATTGACTTCTGCCTCTACGAAATGTATGTCATTCTCATCAGATTTAACATTTTGATCGTCAGTGTCGTCAGTCTCAGCTGCAATGTTAACATTCCTGGAGATGTACTGACTGCGTTCATCACCAGACGTTGATTTCCTTCCAAGGATAActtctgtgtttgttttactGACAAATGCAAAATTTAGTCCTGGTGGTTGCTTCATTCTTGGTTGATATCTGATTTCAAAACCACTTTCTATTCTATTCGCATCGGCTATGGTAGCTTCTACTTCTTTGTCGTCTTTGCGACACTGTCTTCGAATGAATATAATCATTCCTATCGTGAAAGCTACTGCACAAACGAATGCTGCCAACGACAGCCCGAGAACCAACTCTGCAGTTACTGCTTTTGTTGGAGCATTTGTTCCGCAGGCCTCCCCACTACAGGGCAATGTCGTAGTTAAGTTTGTCATTTCTTGTACTGGATGTTCTTCTCCGTTGGGTTTGAATGTTTGCTTGTGGAAGACGCGATATTAACGAAGCACGCGGTATTTTTTTTGAACGCGAGATCTTGCACTTGACTTTTTTCGTGCCTGTGAATCAAAAACACTGGTTTAGTACCATTTATATATTAGATAGTAAAACTATTATTTTACTGTACTGGCAATTGCAGAAAGTGAATTTAACGAGAACTCTACACAGTGTAAGAAATTAGGTAAAATGGAGGGCACAGTGAGGAAAACAGCTCTTGAAATATGGCCCTCAATATGGATTATAGTAAAGAAAAAGCCCACAGCTTCGTCGTCATTCTGTGTTCAAAGTACACAGATTAATGGTACATAGAGACGGTTTACTGCTAGATAAGATCTCCAGGGCGACACCAAGGTCACGAGTGTAGCTTACGTTTTAGTGTACAAGTTCACAGATTTTTAGTTctattcaaaataaaactgtatAGACACTAAACGAGTCAATGATATAATCCATTAGGGACAATCACACAGTGTCACACTTGTAAGCAACCCCTCACCCCTCCTCCTAaacgaatgttcacaagtgctACAccgacacgtttatatatgatataaccatgatgaaaattgtagcggtcacaccactacgatcaatGCAATGttaaaaaacatgattgtaaacacattaaaataactaccagaaacccagcactgtatatcacatttgaagtaaatttttatcaacttattaaCATTTCAGTACCAAACACATGacatgttatcattgaaggcatgaaaattttcgaaatttggtAAGAAGTGCGAAATGAAGTTGAGCGATCGCATTGACGCTAGACCCCTCCCCCCAACGAACGAAgagcttgtgtgatattg
This Glandiceps talaboti chromosome 13, keGlaTala1.1, whole genome shotgun sequence DNA region includes the following protein-coding sequences:
- the LOC144444472 gene encoding uncharacterized protein LOC144444472 isoform X1 translates to MQRTGLDFPVPPLVIKKGSLTRHTFRRFKTVIEIFRIQDKHAGIYICLATDINGHEYRDEITIIVEGCTDGFWGDKCDRTCDCQNGGNCSRSSGCICQLGWAGTNCSQDIQPPLFTFCPSNISQTAMTYRSHIKVTWPLPGVFDNSGLLNMTSNFDPGDVFSVGANLVIYKAKDLHGNEAECGFYVTVDNSSMITKTTIVSCLLATLLVIIGLIAVIIYFCRHRRKILLKYTLMNGQCDGKDIGKEKEYDAFVAYRGNTEEETFVYKTLIPKLEKKYGFKLNVHGKDFMPGKAIATNILDAVTNSRCTILLLSPNFVKSEWCIYELDQAYYEMIGRKHKLIPIMFDDITHTPDLPVIVKTIIDSISYIEWPRHGGEREKDTFWKRLIDAIPKKQHRLHKGFLHALNIFKQQKLCCTTVKYTPLTTDEEVHIQIDNTFA
- the LOC144444472 gene encoding uncharacterized protein LOC144444472 isoform X2, which encodes MQRTGLDFPVPPLVIKKGSLTRHTFRRFKTVIEIFRIQDKHAGIYICLATDINGHEYRDEITIIVEGCTDGFWGDKCDRTCDCQNGGNCSRSSGCICQLGWAGTNCSQDIQPPLFTFCPSNISQTAMTYRSHIKVTWPLPGVFDNSGLLNMTSNFDPGDVFSVGANLVIYKAKDLHGNEAECGFYVTVDNSSMITKTTIVSCLLATLLVIIGLIAVIIYFCRHRRKILLKYTLMNGQCDGKDIGKEKEYDAFVAYRGNTEEETFVYKTLIPKLEKKYGFKLNVHGKDFMPGKVFSLCWVHLQLSLLIFWMQLPTADVQSCFYHPTSSKASGVSTSWTKPTMR